Below is a genomic region from Methanobacterium sp..
CCAGAGAAAGTCGCGCAGTATCAGAACTGCAGGGACAGATCATTGAAAACAGACTTGAAGAACTTTATGAAAGAGACCGGTTAGAAATTGTAGATAAAATAATGAACATCCTCATTGTTCAAGATAGAATTAAATGGACATCACTGGCTGATCTTTTAAGTTCAAAGAAAATTAACCTTCAAGATTTAGTTTTAAAAGATGGAAACGTTATATTGGACAGGGAAGATTTTATGGAATACTTTAAGGATGTTGTAAAACTCCAACAGCCCGAAAGAATGTACAACGTGTTCATTGGAAACAGGATTAAAGAACTCATCATGATCAAGATGATCATGCAGAACACTGAAAACTACATAAAAAACGTGCATGAAATTGCAGGGCGCGAAGTAGAACCCAATGCGGCACTTTTAAAGATTGCAGAAGAAGTAGCTGATGCATTATCAAAAGAAATAAGATATTATGGTGGTGGAGATAGTGGGGGAGAAGTTAAAGCTTCGCCGTTAAATATTGAAAAGTTCCCGCCGTGCATTAGAAAATCTTTAGATGGGATCAAGTCAGGCGGGAGAAATGAAGTCATTGTCCTGTTTTTAACGCCTTTTTTATCTTATGCCCGATTATATCCTTCAGTTTTCAGCAGGAACACAACTTTAAAGGTATCTGATGTTGATGCAGACCTCAAAATCACACAAAATGAAATCCTGCCAATGATCTACGACGCGGCAGACAGGTGCAGCCCTCCCCTTTTCGATGACCAGCCTCAAGAAAAGATCAACATCAATGCAAAACTTGGCTTTGGAATGAATGATAACTTAAACCTTCAACATGAGGGAGAAACAACGTGGTACACTCCAATGAGCTGTGAAAAGGTTAAGTTGAACATGCCTAACTTGTGCAGACCAGATAAGACATGTAAAGGCATAACCAATCCCCTCTCTTATTACAACAGAAAAATGAGGGAGAAATAAAATTTAAATAAAGTAAATCAACCATTTTAAAGTATAATCATTAAAATTAATAATAAAAGAAAAGGTAAACTCATGGAATTTTTCAAACAGGCAACTCCTGAAGAACGCAGGATCTACTATAAAGAAGAATGGGATGTTAATCAGGTCCCTGATTTCATATTGGACCAGCTTGAAAACCGTGAATTTGGGTTTGACCACTTTGGAAGAGGTCCCAACGACAGGTACAAAACTTTTAATTCTCCAGAATATCTTAGGAGGTTTTTAAGATCTAAAACCCCTTTTGCAGCGTACTGTTCAGTTGCCTTTTATGAAAGGCCGCGAAAAAGAGAAGGATGGATGCAGGCTGAACTTGTTTTTGATGTTGACGCTAAAGATATTCCCATAAGGACATGTAACTGTGATAATGTCTGCGAAATATGCTTAAATGAAGCTAAAGAAATTGTAGGAAACATTATTGACACTTTAAAAAGCGATTTAGGTTTAAAAAACATTCACCTGAGCTATTCTGGTAGAGGATACCATATACGTGTTCTTGATGAGTCTGTTATGGAAATGGACAGTGATGTGAGGTCTCAAATTTTAAAATATGTTGTAGGGGCAGATGTCCCTAATGATAAATATGAAAATAGAGACCAAATTTACACCCTCAGACACTATTCTATTCCTTTTGGGTATCCAAAGGTATTTACAGACAGGATCAAATATTCGATCCTCCATTTAACCAAAGACTCTAAAATTGAAGGCATCAGTAAAAATTTGCTTAATAAAACCCTTGAAAATAGAAAATTAATAGAAAATGATCAATGGGGACTTTTTTTGAACAAACTAGACCCTAATCACCCTAAAACAGGTGCTAGAAATTATAATAAATTAATAAGCAGTATAGCATCGCTAAACATGAGTTTAGTTGATGGAAAAGTATCAATTGACCTCAAAAGGATTCTTAGACTCCCTTCATCTTTGCATTCTAAGGTTAGTATGCGATGTACCGAAGTTAAAAATATTGAAACATTTGACCCATTTAAGGATGCTGTTCCTAAATTTGTGTGGGAAAGGAACGATTGATTCTATCGCCACAGGTACACATTTTTATTTAAATACTCGTAGAAGAAGAGCATTATATCTTCACTACACTTATCTGACTCCATAAACTTCAAAATATCCACTATTTCATATTTCTTTAAAATTTCAGCCTTGATGTGTTTCCCAAATTTAAGAAATCCTATCTTGTTTTCAATTAAAATATTATCAAGGAATGGTTTAACCTCTTTATATTTCCGGTCAACCTCTGCAACCCACCTGTTTTCTTCCACATAAGTTTTAGTTCCATATTTTTCCATGAACTTGGTTTGGTGACCCTTTGACCATACGAAAGGACCTAAATGTTTTTTTACCTGCGGAAGCTTCCATATTTCCATTTCAAGGAGTATTATAACGTTTTGAGATTCATCTGTCCATGAATCTGTATTGAATACTTTGAAATCTTCCCTTTCTAAAACTCCATTTAAGGAATTTTCAGTCTTTTTAATTTGGGGATAAAGGGCATCGGCAGGGATTTCAGGAGGTTTAAACCTGATTAAAAATGTTTTAGTTTTCCGGCTTTCAAATTCATTCTTTATTTCATTTTTATTTATATCTATTTGTTTATCAAAGAAATATTCCTCTTTTGGATCATCAAGGAAATTTCGTGAGGCAACAATAAATTCAGACATCTTTTGAAGCTTTAAGGCTGCTGCAACATTCCTGTTTTTATCGGTGGGGTCAATAACTACAAGTGGTTCCTTAAAAAGATCACCAGTTCCATAATCTTCAATATCTATTTTATAATTAGGTCTCCATTCATTGCTTGCGGCATTTAAGACATTTAAAAACGATCCATAATTGATAATAAGTAGTTCACATAGGTACCCTGAAAATCCCCCTACTTTGAATTCTGCGCTGTATGTATGGATGGACCCCATGAATTTTTTAAGAAGGAGGACTTCACCTTTCTGTTTTTCTCCCAAATTTGCAAGCACGTATTCTGTGTGCAGTATAGTCCTGTCCACTGCGGATTTAAGCTCTTCAGCATTTTTAATAATGTAACATGGCACAAAATCAATTTCAAACCCTTCGATAAATCCAGTAATATATGGATGAGAAGCATATCTCAATTCATGGTCACCATGCATCTCCTTGATACATTTATCTCCTAATTTCAATCCATATTTTTTTAAATCATCTTCTGAAGTACTTAAAGGGAATTTCATGAAAATATCAACATCAGCTTTTCCAGAAAGCCATGTACCTTTTGCTACCGAACCTACAAGTGCTGCTTCTGCATTAATGTTATTTTCTCTTGCAATTTTGTTTATAATATTAATCAGTTTATCTGATAATAACTTTACTTTTTCATTTTCTTCTTGTGTAGGTTTTATTACCTTCAGTATGTTGTTAAAATCGATATTTTCCAAGATATTCACCAGGTTAATTAAATAATTAAAATAAAAAGGACTTCTGAATTGATCTTTTAATTTAAAGAACAAATTCGTTTACAGTGGTATATACTGGTCCATCACGCTTGAGCACGCTTTCTTTAAGTAAAAGTTTTTCAATTTTCATTTTTCCAATTTCTATATCTTTCAGCTCGTCAATCTTAGATAAAAGGGCGTCTTTATTTTTAGCACCTCTAACCCGTCCCATTGTAAGGTGAGGTACGTAGCTTCTCTCTTTTTTAAATCCCATTTTCTGGAAATCTTCATCCATTGCCATCTGTAGCCTTGAAAAAGGACCTGAATCTTCCACTCCAAGCCAAACTACTCTTATATATCTTTGATTTGGAAATAAACCAACACCCTTAATAGAAATTTCAAATGGAGAATAATTCTGCACTTTAGCTTCCACTGCACTTACAATTTCCTCGGACTTCTCTTCATCTATCTCACCAAAGAATTTAAATGTAAAATGTAAATTATGGGGTTCTACATATTTTACTGGTGCATCAGCTTCCTTTAACTGTTTTTGCACATCTGATATTTTCTCTTTAAGTTCTTCATCAATTTCTGCAGCTAAAAATGCCCTCATAAAAATCACCTTTCCGCAAGAGCAACTATCCTGTCAAGACTCTCTTGAGGAGTTTCTACTGTGTTCAGCATGTATACATCATTTTGTGTAAATAATTCCTTAAAAAAGTTCACCCTTAAATTAAATTTCCTCGCATCCCTTATCATTTGGTGAGGGTTACAGAAATCCTGCTTTATCATGTAATCCAGAGCTTCATCAGGACTTAATTGCCGGAATGATGGATTTTTCTCATTCCTTTCCAGGAGTACCACCGTTTTAAGTGTCGAAGTTTCTCGAATACGCCCATCAAATAATGTACTCACATCAGCGATTCCCCTGCCTTTTACATCAAGTTTAACCCTCTTGACTTCTTCTGCAAATGTTTTCCATACATCTGCCAGATCATCCCGGATATATGAATTCTTTTCTGAAGAGTAAATCACTTCAGCATTGCTGAAAATACGTGTAAAGAACCAGTCGTCTGAAATGTAGTTGCAGTTTTCATTCTGCAGCAGTCCATAGGTCAAAGTTGTTTTTCCAGTCCCAGGAGGTCCAATAATTGCAATGGCATGCCCCATATAATCCACAGCAGACCCATGAACAGAATATCTCCTATGTATAGAATGATAATCTTCAAAAAAATCGGATATTACAGCAAGCGCTATACTTTTAATCCAGCCGTAGTAATCACAGTTTCTCACTATGGCCACCTTTGCAGTTGGATCGTACATTACCTGCAGATCTCCCCCATCTTCTATGGAGAATATCTTTGCATGGGGCCGCACATCTTCATTCATAAACCTGAAATTATCATCCCATTCGTTTTTAAAATCTTCATTATCAGTCAAAAGCTTTACACATGCCCCATGAATGTTGGCTTTCCTTTCAAATTTTATTTGACCTGCTATTTTATCTGCTAACTTATCTTTTGCCTCAGGAGTAATCAATTCAACTTCATAATCCGACATTTTATTCCTCCCATAATCATAAATTTTTTTCATTTAAAACTATGCAAAAATTTAATGGATTTTAAAAAAAGGAATTCTATGTCTATTTAAGCTTAGAATGGATAATCTTGAGTTTATCCCATACTATCTAAGCGCTGTCTATTTTTCAATTATGGTCTCTTCAATGGACATTCCAAAATGTCTTGCGCCTTTATCTAGATAAACCATAACTTTATCGCCTGCTTTAATATCTGCAACCGATACTGGTTCCCCTTCTTCGTTTACAAGCCGTATAGTTTCAGCATTTTGAAGCAGTGTCCTTATTTTAACACCTTCATATTCTGCTTCAATAAGCATTAAAGGCCGTTTTTCAATTTTAATCCTGCCAACAATAGCAGTTTTGGTGTTACCTTCTTTATCTACAGTTAAAACTTCATCTCCAGTTTCAATTTCTGAAAGGTATCTGGTTCTATTATTTGGAGTCATCACGTATGCGTGTACTGGACCTGCATTTACCCTAAACGGACGTGAAGCTACATATTCACTTTCCATTGATTCACTGTGCACAAGGAATAATCCCCTGGAATAAGATCCAATGAGCATTCCTTCCCCAATTGACATCATGGAACTGGTATCAACACAGACCCTATCTCCAGAACCTACAGGTTTTACAAGGGTCACTGTAGCAGGCACGAGGTTGTAATGTTCAGATTCAATCCTTTCAATTAACGAAGCAACTTTTTTAATTTGAGGTATATCTGAGGTATATAATAGTACTCCATCCGTACCATGCTCTAATGTCTCAAGAGCAAGCCTTGCTTCCTCGTAGTCTGGAACAGCTGCAATTATTTTAACATCTTCCCTTTGTAAGTCTGCTATAATGTTTTCTAAAGGAATAATTTTCCAATCTTTTCCTACAAGGATCACATAATCTGCAGATCTTCCAGCTTCAGATGCGAGTTCTTCAAGTCTTTTACTTGTAATTTCGATATATGCTGCAACTGTTTTTCCTTTACTTTTCAATTCACCTATAGCTGCCAAATCTTTTGACTCAGATAAACTATCTGGAAGTGGGAGTGTGCCGTCCCCTTCACCTTTTCTACCTACCAGGACTATATCTGCTTCTTCGTTATCTGAAACTATCTTGATGTTTCCCAATTTCTTTATGCTTTCAACGTCATCGAAGTCAACAACGTGGTTTATCCCGGACTCCAGTGCTGTGGTAATGATACCTTTCTTTTCGTCCCAGCTGGGGTGTTCTGCCATGATCCATGCAAATTTCATAAATAAACCGTCCGTAATCTTAAAATTCAATTTCTATTTACCTTCAATTATTTTCAGGGCTTCTTCTACATCCATGTTGTTGTGAACAATTTCTGCAATAGCCCTTGTAGTTTTTCTAGGTGATTCTGCCTGGAACACATTTCTTCCAATTGCAACGCCTGCTCCACCTACATTTACAGAATCTTTCACCATTTGAAGGAGCTGTTCATTTGTTTCAACTTTAGGTCCTCCAGCTATTACCACAGGGACCGGACATCCTCCAACAACTTCCCGGAATGTATCTGGGTTTCCAGTATAATTTGTTTTTATTATATCTGCTCCAAGTTCTGCTCCAGCTCTTGCTGCAAGTTTCACAACATCGACATCGTGTTCGCTGTCGATTTTTTCTCCCCTTGGGTACATCATAGCAATAAGAGGCATTCCCCATTCATCACAAATTTCAGAGGTTATTCCAAGTGTCTCGAGCATTTCTGGTTCCATATCAGATCCAACATTTACATGGACAGATACAGCATCAGCACCTATTTTTAAGGCTTTTTCAACTGTTGTGACCAGTACTTTATGATCTGGGTCAGGGCTTAATGAAGTACTGGCTGATAAATGGATTATAAGACCAATATCGCGCCCGTATCCTCTGTGACCAGTTCCAACCATTCCTTTATGCATTAAAACAGCATTTGCTCCTCCGCTTGCAACTTCATCAATGGTTTCGCACATATTGCCAATACCAGCTACCGGCCCTATGGAAACACCGTGATCCATGGGTACTATTACAGTTCTTCCTGTCTTTCTGTTTATTATTCTTTCAATTCTAATCTTTTTACCAATCATTAGATGTCCTCCTACTTAATTTTAGATGACCAGAGTGTAAATTCTTTCAACCTTGGAGGGACACCATCTTTACCAGATGATTCCAACCAACCATGTTCAGATTTTATCATTTCTTCTGTTTTTGATGAATGTATGAAGTCAAGAAGACCTCTATTTCTTATTATGGTATCTCGAGGTTTTAAACTTGATGACCATATGAAAAAGACCTTGAAAGTTGTGTCAGGGTGGTAACCCCCTCCAAGGTCTACAGATAATACATCGCATGTTTTGATCTTTTTTATAACATATTCCAGTGTTTCATGGAGCCTTACATCAGCTTTTTTAAACTCTATGTTCTTATATTCCTGACATAATTTTCCCATACTTTCTACAGATTCAGGACTATTATCCATGGCAAAAATTTTGCCTTCTGGTGCAAGTTCAGAGAGAATTTTGGTGGAATTTCCAACATGACACCCAAGTTCCACTACAACATCGTCTGCTTTTATAATATCTTTCAAAGCTTCCCTATAAACTTTAATATTATACACTACTTTTATCATAAAATTCACTGATTACTCTTTATTGTTTATTAGTATTTCTAAACCATTCCTTGTTATGCTTTATCCATATATATTCCACTATAAACTATCGATCAATTCTGTAAAATTCACGGATTAATTTTTACTGTTAATTAATATCTTCAAACCATTCCTTGTTATGCTTTATCCATGTATAATTTAACTACAAACTATTAATTAATTCCTTTAAACTAAGTTATTAGGTTTTATCTTAGATATATTTAATTTATTAATGTAATTGTTTGGTTTAGTAAAGATAATCCATTAAAAAAAGAGTTAATTTTTTGTTAAAATTTTAATCCTAAATTTTTTTAATTTTATTTATGATCCCATGAAAATGTAATGTTTAAGGGATTTAATCCTTTAAATTTTGTTTCGTATTTTAGAAAGAAAAATAACATTTTTACAATATTAATTTAATTCGATTATATAACTATTCTACACTATTTAACTAATATAACATCATGATTATAGTTCAGTGATTAGAATTTAAGGCCTATTTTTGATATACTAATCATATATAACTATTATTTTTTCAATCATTTTATTTCTTTCTAACTCCCTAAATTGAATTACTTTTCAATGCTCTAACTCAAAATCTATAAAATATAATGTCCATGTGTGTAATAGGTGTTCAAATTGGATGTTATAGATACCAAAGTTAGAAAATGCAAGGATATAACTATATTATTGATAAGAAAATGAGAGAACGTAGAATAGAATAAGATAAATGCATTATTCCACTAAATGAAAGTAATCCTTTTGAATCAGACGAATTTGTTAAAGTTCTAAGAAAATCAGATTTTGAAAAAATAGGAAATTTAATTAAGAACTTGAAGGTGAACGAGAACAATTAAAGAAAGAAATTAACGAGCTTACAACACTGTTAGAAACACAACGTAAATACATATATTCACTTGAAAACTCATCGAATATTGAGTCAAAGGATAGAAATAAAAAAGTATATTCAAAAATTTAATTAAAATGTGATTGGTATCAACTAATCCATTACTATTAAAAATAAAAATAATAACGAAATTTTTATGTTTAAAAAAAGAAATCGTTATTTATGAATAATGATCTGACTTTTATAACTAATGAACTAGGTAACAAATTAGTTGATAGATTCAATACCCTTATTAAAGACACACAATTTTTCGATTGTTTAGTTGGCTATTTTTACACAAGTGGATTTCATTCTTTATACAGATCTTTAGAAAATACCGAAAAAATTAGAGTTTTAATTGGTATTTCCACTGATAAAAGAACATTTGACATTATTCAAGAATCTAAATCTCAAACATTTATTTTATCACATAAAGAGACTAAAGATAATTTTTCTGACAAGATAATTGAAGAAATGGAAAAATCTGAAGATTCTTTAAGAGTAGAAGAAGGAATTAAAAAGTTTATAGAATGGTTAAATTTGGGTAAATTAGAGATAAGGGTTTATCCTTCTGAAAAAATCCATTCAAAATTGTATATTATGGGTTTTAAAGAAGAAGATAGAGATTCTGGAAGAGTAATTACAGGATCAAGTAATTTTACTAAATCTGGATTAACAGATAATCTTGAATTTAATGTAGAATTAAAAAATAGTTCTGATTTTAATTATGCATTAAGTAAATTTAATGAATTATGGAAAAATTCTATAGAAGTTACCGAAGAATATGTTAATACTGTTAAGAAAAAGACATGGTTAAATGATTCAATAACTCCTTACGAACTGTATTTAAAATTTCTTTATGAATATCTAAAAGAAAAAATTAATATTGACCAAGAAGAACTAAAAAAAGCTCTTTTGCCTGAAAACTTTATGGATTTGCAATATCAAAAAGATGCTGTAAGAGATGCTAAGATGAAGCTTGAAGAGTACGGAGGCGTTTTTATATCTGATGTTGTAGGATTAGGAAAAACATATATTTGCGCTTTACTTGCTCAGCAATTAGAAGGTAGATCTTTAGTTATAGCTCCTCCAATTTTAATTGACAGAGGTAATCCCGGTTCTTGGCGTAATGTTTTTGGAGATTTTGGAGTTAGAGGGCCAGAATTTGAATCCAGAGGTAAATTAGATAAGTTAATAGATGAAGGCACTGATAAATACATGAATGTATTCATTGATGAATCTCATGACTTTAGAAATGAAGCTACACAAAGTTATGCGAAACTATCTCAAATATGCCAAGGTAAAAGAGTAATTCTAGTAT
It encodes:
- a CDS encoding DNA primase, coding for MIPMSFINPLSDEGKQIVREDGGDLDRIFDVNDDIIDAVNSITAQEISDDAYIPKSYVDLVIKRVEWYVDKKSDPNYNHKKYAFLFYPEITKFDVIAFYILCQAIGIKYGPNSRESRAVSELQGQIIENRLEELYERDRLEIVDKIMNILIVQDRIKWTSLADLLSSKKINLQDLVLKDGNVILDREDFMEYFKDVVKLQQPERMYNVFIGNRIKELIMIKMIMQNTENYIKNVHEIAGREVEPNAALLKIAEEVADALSKEIRYYGGGDSGGEVKASPLNIEKFPPCIRKSLDGIKSGGRNEVIVLFLTPFLSYARLYPSVFSRNTTLKVSDVDADLKITQNEILPMIYDAADRCSPPLFDDQPQEKININAKLGFGMNDNLNLQHEGETTWYTPMSCEKVKLNMPNLCRPDKTCKGITNPLSYYNRKMREK
- the priS gene encoding DNA primase catalytic subunit PriS, whose protein sequence is MEFFKQATPEERRIYYKEEWDVNQVPDFILDQLENREFGFDHFGRGPNDRYKTFNSPEYLRRFLRSKTPFAAYCSVAFYERPRKREGWMQAELVFDVDAKDIPIRTCNCDNVCEICLNEAKEIVGNIIDTLKSDLGLKNIHLSYSGRGYHIRVLDESVMEMDSDVRSQILKYVVGADVPNDKYENRDQIYTLRHYSIPFGYPKVFTDRIKYSILHLTKDSKIEGISKNLLNKTLENRKLIENDQWGLFLNKLDPNHPKTGARNYNKLISSIASLNMSLVDGKVSIDLKRILRLPSSLHSKVSMRCTEVKNIETFDPFKDAVPKFVWERND
- the cca gene encoding CCA tRNA nucleotidyltransferase; amino-acid sequence: MENIDFNNILKVIKPTQEENEKVKLLSDKLINIINKIARENNINAEAALVGSVAKGTWLSGKADVDIFMKFPLSTSEDDLKKYGLKLGDKCIKEMHGDHELRYASHPYITGFIEGFEIDFVPCYIIKNAEELKSAVDRTILHTEYVLANLGEKQKGEVLLLKKFMGSIHTYSAEFKVGGFSGYLCELLIINYGSFLNVLNAASNEWRPNYKIDIEDYGTGDLFKEPLVVIDPTDKNRNVAAALKLQKMSEFIVASRNFLDDPKEEYFFDKQIDINKNEIKNEFESRKTKTFLIRFKPPEIPADALYPQIKKTENSLNGVLEREDFKVFNTDSWTDESQNVIILLEMEIWKLPQVKKHLGPFVWSKGHQTKFMEKYGTKTYVEENRWVAEVDRKYKEVKPFLDNILIENKIGFLKFGKHIKAEILKKYEIVDILKFMESDKCSEDIMLFFYEYLNKNVYLWR
- the thpR gene encoding RNA 2',3'-cyclic phosphodiesterase; protein product: MRAFLAAEIDEELKEKISDVQKQLKEADAPVKYVEPHNLHFTFKFFGEIDEEKSEEIVSAVEAKVQNYSPFEISIKGVGLFPNQRYIRVVWLGVEDSGPFSRLQMAMDEDFQKMGFKKERSYVPHLTMGRVRGAKNKDALLSKIDELKDIEIGKMKIEKLLLKESVLKRDGPVYTTVNEFVL
- a CDS encoding 3-dehydroquinate synthase II is translated as MKFAWIMAEHPSWDEKKGIITTALESGINHVVDFDDVESIKKLGNIKIVSDNEEADIVLVGRKGEGDGTLPLPDSLSESKDLAAIGELKSKGKTVAAYIEITSKRLEELASEAGRSADYVILVGKDWKIIPLENIIADLQREDVKIIAAVPDYEEARLALETLEHGTDGVLLYTSDIPQIKKVASLIERIESEHYNLVPATVTLVKPVGSGDRVCVDTSSMMSIGEGMLIGSYSRGLFLVHSESMESEYVASRPFRVNAGPVHAYVMTPNNRTRYLSEIETGDEVLTVDKEGNTKTAIVGRIKIEKRPLMLIEAEYEGVKIRTLLQNAETIRLVNEEGEPVSVADIKAGDKVMVYLDKGARHFGMSIEETIIEK
- a CDS encoding 2-amino-3,7-dideoxy-D-threo-hept-6-ulosonate synthase; the encoded protein is MIGKKIRIERIINRKTGRTVIVPMDHGVSIGPVAGIGNMCETIDEVASGGANAVLMHKGMVGTGHRGYGRDIGLIIHLSASTSLSPDPDHKVLVTTVEKALKIGADAVSVHVNVGSDMEPEMLETLGITSEICDEWGMPLIAMMYPRGEKIDSEHDVDVVKLAARAGAELGADIIKTNYTGNPDTFREVVGGCPVPVVIAGGPKVETNEQLLQMVKDSVNVGGAGVAIGRNVFQAESPRKTTRAIAEIVHNNMDVEEALKIIEGK
- a CDS encoding class I SAM-dependent methyltransferase, whose product is MIKVVYNIKVYREALKDIIKADDVVVELGCHVGNSTKILSELAPEGKIFAMDNSPESVESMGKLCQEYKNIEFKKADVRLHETLEYVIKKIKTCDVLSVDLGGGYHPDTTFKVFFIWSSSLKPRDTIIRNRGLLDFIHSSKTEEMIKSEHGWLESSGKDGVPPRLKEFTLWSSKIK